The nucleotide sequence acaacttaaaaatgtcttatatattttggatgttttgaatgtacattaaatataaaaaataattaatatatttaggtagATACATCTATTTTAGATATAATGAAATACTTCTGTTCAGATCGAGTTCGGTTTTGATTCTATAAATACCAACATTATGACTccgttcagatatttaatcaatttcaatTCGGATTCGGTACTATTTTTCGAATCAGAGGTTATCCGCAATTGGTAATGGCATTAGACTCTCGAGAACCAAAACAATATACTGATTGACTGTGATCAGGTCAGAGCCTTCTGTTGGAAGAGATTGTATTCGGTTCTATTTttggatttgagtttttttccCGGCTCTAGTTCGGTTAGGAAAATACTTGAATAGAACGACTTCAAAGTATTTAGCTCTTCAGTTGACtgtgacaaaagaaaaaaaaaaatcttgaggTAATAACTGCAAAAGTTGACACGATCGTTAGTGATGAAGATGGGCCATATGGGCCAATTCAGAATCATCTCTTTTAACTAAGCCCATTTCAATTACTATACGTAAAGCCTCCCCGTTGCTCTACTCTTTGATGGCTAACTCTGCTGCCTACGAAGCCATCGTCCGAGCAGGTCCTCGTCTACACCAACTCCAACAAGTCCACGCCCACCTCATCGTCACGGGCTACGGTCACAGCCGAAGTCTCTTAACAAAGCTCATCACTTTCGCCTGTTCCGCTAAAGCCCTCGCTTACACTCGCCTCCTCTTCCTCTCCGTGCCTCTCCCCGACGACTTCCTCTTCAACACTATAATCAAATCGACTTCAAAGTCTCGTTTACCGTTAGATTGCCTCGCTTACTACCGTCGTATGTTATCTTCTTCCAACGTCTCTCCGAGTAACTACACTTTCACGTCGGTTATCAAGTCATGCGCGGATCTTTGTGAGTTGAAGATCGGAAAGGGGGTTCATTGCCACGCGGTGGTTTCTGGGTTTGGGTTGGATAGTTATGTTCAGGCGAGTTTGGTTGCTTTATATGGAAAGTGTGGAGATGTGGGAGGTGCacggaaggtgttcgatgaaatgcctgtgAAGTCTGTTGTGGCGTGGAACTCGTTAATTTCTGGATTGGAGCAAAACGGGTTAGGGGGAGAGGCGAttcaggtttttaatcagatgagGGAGTCAGGTTTGGAGCCTGATTCAGCGACCTTTGTGAGTGTTCTCTCGGCTTGTGCGCAGACCGGGGGGATTGGTTTGGGTTCTTGGGTGCATGAGTACATTGTTGATAAGGGTATTGAGTTGAATGTGAAGCTCGGTACTGCGTTGGTTAACTTGTATTCGAGGTGTGGAGATGTTGGCAAGGCGAGGGAGGTTTTTGATGAGATGAAGGAGACTAATGTGGCGGCTTGGACGGCGATGATCTCTGCTTATGGTAGTCATGGATGTGGCAAACAAGCagtagatttttttaataaaatggaggatggttacggTGTAACACCTAATGATGTAACGTTTGTAGCTGTTTTGTCTGCTTGTGCTCATGCTGGACTCGTTGAGGAAGGACGTTCTGTTTACAAGAGAATGAGCAAGAGGTATGGATTGGTTCCAAGAGTGGAACATCATGTTTGTATGGTAGATATGCTTGGGAGAGCTGGGTTTCTGGACGAAGCTTATAGTTTCATACACCAACTTGATGCTACTGGAAAAGCAAGTTCTCCAGCGTTGTGGACAGCGATGCTTGGAGCTTGCAAGATGCACAGGAACTATGATCTCGGTGTAGATATTGCGAAGCGGCTCATAGCCCTCGAGCCAGAAAATCCAGGTCATCATGTTATGCTCTCAAATATCTACGCCTTGAGTGGCAAAACAGATGAAGTGTCACACGTTAGAGATGGAATGATAAAGAACAACCTTAGGAAACAGGTCGGCTATAGTGTGATTGAAGTCGAAAAGAAGACGTATATGTTCAGCATGGGTGATGAGTCTCATCCAGAGACTGGAGAAATTTATAAGTATCTGGAAACTCTGATGAGCCGGTGCAAGGAGATTGGATATGCACCTGTTTCTGAAGAAGTGATGCACCAAGTAGAGGAAGAGGAAAAGGAGTACGCACTTCGATACCACAGCGAGAAGCTCGCTGTAGCATTCGGATTGTTGAAAACCGTAGATGAAGCCATTACAGTTGTGAAGAATCTGCGCATCTGTGAGGATTGTCATGCTGCTTTTAAGTACATTTCTATTGTATCCAATAGGCAGATCATAGTGCGAGATAAGCTTAGGTTCCACCATTTCCAAAACGGTTCTTGTTCATGTTTGGACTATTGGTAaagacaaaaatatacaaacacgagtatttcatttttattacaaaacatGGTACATGGCAACCCTTTTGGTATTATACAAGATGAGTCTATGTTACAGGCTTCTTTATTCTTCACACATTTTTAGTACAAAACATATTCTGCATGGGAAGGGACTTACCATCCTTTGCAAACCAATATTATACATTAGTTATTGGATGTTAGGGAGATGTTACTAACAGTGTCAAACCTTCATGGTTCAAGTGCAACCCCTTGGCTGCAATCAACTCCAATTTCTGAGAATGCTTCGACAAGTTTTGGATAGAGTTTAGTGAGCATGATCTTGAAACCTGTGGAGTTTGTGGTTGAGCTCTCCTGAAGTTTCGCTGATGATCCTACAGGGACGCCTTCCATGTAAGCCTTGCACGCGGCCAGAACATGCTGCGCTCGGTGCTTGAAGTGGTCCTTCACAAGCACCTCAAAATGCTACAATGCAACAATACAGAGTTGATCAAAGTAGTCACTTAATggtagttttcattttttgttgaaTTGTTACCTTTGGAGGCTTGCGGAGTAACGAGATCATAGATTTGCAGGTGATGAGAAATGCATTCTCATTGTAACTCACAGAGTTTTTCTCTCCCTCAGCTCGGCCCAACTGCTTATCATAGCCAGCTTCGTTGAAGTAAGGCTTCTCATTCAGAACAAGAGCCTGAAACGAGAGAAGGACTTGAAGGATTGAGGAGCTCCCTGGGTTCCACATTTCAGTGCCAGAGCCATTCCATGTATTCAACAGACTCAGGCAGACTCTTCCTGACTCGTACAGGTTAGGATTCAGTCGCATCCCACCTGAATGATAATGCACCATCTGTATTCAAAGAGGGGGAGAATAAGTCACAAACATATCTAAAAGCTAGTGTGAGTGATAAGAGAAGTTAAAGCAGCGAAACTCACTGGAGGCTCATGAGGATACTGTGGTGGAAGCATTATGTCAAAAAAGAAAAGTCCATCATGGTATGGTGTTCCAGGGGCACCAACTAGGGCTGCACGGATAAGGTCCATCCTTTCTTCATACACACGCACGTATATTGTGTCTGTTCATCacaaaaatatcaatataaacACAATAACAGAACATGCAATAATCaaacatataaaacataaatagaAAGAGTAAGTGAACTAACTGGGAAGATCTGCCTCCAAATTGCTCCACTCTTGTTGGACTTTCTTCACCCAACTCTTTGTAACCTATAACGAGAGATGAAGTGTCATTTAGCTGATCTCAGAATGTTAAAGTGTTTGGTCTCAAAGAGTCTTACCGGAGATTGTGCCAACTCTTTCCCCGGAGAAAAGAAATGATGGTCTGAGCAGTCAGTAACCATATCAAACTGTTTAAAGCTCACTATAGTTGAATCTAGTGTCTTGTTAATTCCTTTTTCTACTATAGGCAAGTTGACCATCATGTCCATATCCACTTCATCTGATTTAGATTCAGAGATGTCATGTGGTTCTGTTGCTTCTTGAACAAGGACCTCAGAGTCGCTTTGATCTTCCGTGTCATTGCAGCGTGAATGCGAACTTATAGCAGAGGTAGAACCATGAGAACCGAATAGGCTTGAAGCTAGGTTTGTGATGAATCCAATGGCAGCTTTTGGAAGGAAAAATGAACTATTAGATTCCAGAACGTTCTTGTTGCAGCTTTCACCAACACTGTAGAGATTCACTAGACCCTGAACATATACATATACCATTTAAGTCCTGTGGATATAAAGATATCTCCTGCTATggcaataaaatgaaaaatcagAACGTTTTGAGTAAGGTATTGATTTACCGTTTCCTGATGGTTTGAAGATGATTCATCTGATTGAGCTATCTTCTGACTTAGATCTTGAACACTACCTGCAGAGCTTATAGTGCTAGAGTTGGAAAATTCAGACCTTTCCATCCTCCAAATTTCATATGGTGCAACCTGGTACACAAATGTTCAATAGAACATAAACCTTACTCTCAATTCAATTATATAAACTTTCAGCATAGACTGGAACTATAGGTAGAGCCCCTAATACATACCTCACTAGTAGAACCATTGGCCCATTTCACCTCCACAACACCATTTCTGAAACCTGCAACAACACCAATGCTTGACAAACAATAAGCACCACTGTAGTCACTATCTGTAAGTTGGTGTTTCGTCTCTGTAGCAACGCTGAACACCACATCACTGTAACAGAATCCAAAATCAGGGTGCTCGAGAAGTTCATATGCACTGACAACTTCCTCCATCTGCTCACTTGCTTCTTTCTCAGCCAGTGTTCTCCACTGCACCTTCACAGTCTGTTCCTTCGCATTAACAACCTTCACAACTCCCCATCTTTTGCTGTTGCAAGTTTCCTTTTCCACAACAAACTGCTCAGGCCAAAAATCATGAGCATTGACAGCTCCAACGGGAAGCAGCTGCTGTGAATCAACTCCCATGCTGCATCCACCGTCTTGCCACAAAACATCAACCTTCATCTTCGTCTTGGTGATGACAAAAAGCTCATCAGAGCTTGATCTCTGCATGTTTCTGCTAAAACCTTTTTGCAGCTCTTCTGCATCACAGTGGGAAGCGCCAGGGAGGATGCACCAGTCACCGAGCTGCCAACTTACATGAGAAACAGATGGTAACAAAGTTAAACTCTCAGGACTCTGCAAAGCTTGAGGTGCAGTTAAGTTCCTATCACCACCGCCCATGATGATGGAGGCAACCCACTCAACGTAGACAAGTCCTGCTTCTACAGAACATACAGTTCCCAAAGCTTGATTCTCCCTCCAGTTCCCACATAGCCATGAAGTTGATCTGGGAGCATGAGCCAGCTTAACCTGAACTCTCTGCCCTGGATAGTAAGTATACTGAGAATCCTCCAACATATTTGGAGGAACAGCCACAAGCTGATCTTGATTCCTTACAAGAACCTCGTAATTAGAACCATCGTCAAGGGTGACAGAGACGCGCTCAACTATCTTGTCAACTCTTCCTAGCCAAGGACCGTTGATCACATAATCACAGAGTGAGATAGAACGCAGCCTCTGAAGCCTCTTGGTGTCAACTTCTTTTACAACCTTCCCATGAATACTCTCGAGATTGACAGACATGTCTACGTTGATAACCCTGCCACTCTGTCCTGAGGGCTCAGCTGCGGACCTCACAATGTCACCGTACATGAAGCCCCTCTCGAAGGACAAGAAGTCATCGATTTTGCCAATGGTCTCTTCGAGGTTTGAGAAGATGTCTTGAGCACGTCCGCCGTAAGAGAACTCCACTTCTTCTTGTTCACTGCTGCCACTGTCGCTGGAGCTCTCCCAATCGGAGTCAGTAAGGTTCATATCCATAGTTATAGATGCCTGCCATTGAACTAGACTTTCATCAAAGTGcaagagaaaacaaagaagcAAATGATATAAAGACAATGAAATATTCTGACCTTAATAGATTAAATGGTGTCTCTTCCTTCCCTGAAGTTACTTTGATAGATAGTGTAAGACTCGGATAATGCCAAAGGAGATTTGCTCTGCTGATGATAACGTGAGTCAGCTGTGGACTCTGATAATGCCAAAGGAGATTTGCTGGGACTAGAGAGATAAAGGTGAGCCAAGTGAAAGACTCTGATAATGCCAAAGGAGATTTGCCGAAACAAATGGAAATGAAGtaacttcagaaggaggaactCAACAGGTAACTGGAGTTCCAAAATGCCAAAGGAGATATGCCCCAAAGTGAAAGTCTCCACAGAGAAATGACTTGTATCAAAGTCACCTAAGGGGAGAACCTTCACTAGTTGTACTATTTGCCAAAGGAGATTTGCCCAAAAGGAGCTAGAATCTTTAAGTATATATAGAGGAAACAGGATGTAgttcaagaaaatgaaacaaagtGAGAAACAAGATCGGTATCTTGGACATTCATTCACGCATACTCCCACCAGTGTAGCAGTGAGACCAGCATGATGGTAAGCTCGTTAATTGCTCAAGCCAGAGTTTCCTCCATCAGTTAAAATATTTCCATCTAACCTGCAAGAAGAAATTGTCGTTTGTTGGCTTACTTATCACAGGATTTGAGAGCAAACAAATAAAGAAGGAAGCAAACGCTTTATGTAGATGTAAGTTCTtgctaaaaaaacaaatttggcAACTTGAAATAAGAAGAGAGCAGAGAAAACTATCCTCATTGGAGCTCATAAAGcggataaaaaagaaaaaaaaaagactttagctttagaaagaaagaatacttcatcaaacacaTAACTACAAGGTTGGACTTATCCATTCAGAAACAACATAGAGAttcaaaaaaatgtcaaataatAAAAGGAAACACCAATCATGAATCCAGGATCTTAACAATTGttgaacacacacacacacacacagacacagtAGAAACTAGGATTAATTAAACAGATTCATCTTGGTAGGGTGAAGAAgggttttgttttcttctccaaattacaatttaaaaaaatctcaaaaggtCTTAGCTTTTCTACTTGATGAATAACTAAAATTAGAAACCCATGCTTAAAGAGAGCAAAAGCTACGAACTTGAGAAGACCCTTTTGTTAATTCGCAAGTAAAGTCAACAATAGATGGATCAAAGAagtgaggaggaggaggaggaacgTACCATAAGAAGCGTAGTGGTTTTTGGTAATAAGTGAGAAATCAAGAAGATGAGCAAAGGGTAAGTGCTTCTCCCTTTCAGTCCCAGGAGTCTATTACGCCATTAACAAACCTCCAAACCATTGGAAAACGAACACTTTGTCtgcttctctctgtctctctgctCTATCCTCTGTTTCTCTCTGTTTCAGCTTTATCCTCTGTTTCTGGGTCTCTCTGTTTTTCTCTgctgctctctctctctggtggtggtggtggtggttgttAGGTTTGACATTGAGAGAGAAGAGGCGAAGAAAGAGATATATTGAGTGGTGGTGGGGAGGGGAGAAGAGAATATACCAACAGTATCTCCCACACACTACTATTCAACACTCCTTTTCTTCTCCCCTTTTTCCTCTTCCTTTCCTTTtccaactaaaaataattatactttcatttttaaaattatgaaataaaaaactatagGTTTCAGTAATATATCATATGCTAAAAAGTAATTTctattttggagataaaagttgaaaatgaaacatctagGTAAACCATTAAAAGcacagtttcttttttttctttgcgtCTGTTGCTGAAACCCCTAACATTGAAACAAATTGATCATCATGATAAAAGTTGAAACAATAGCCTAATGACAGCTTAACATTGGAGCAATAAcctagtaaaaaaaataatcttagtATAATAAACTAAATGAAACATTAGCTTTggtctaaatttttaaaaattgatatacaTGATTCACGTCTTCTGAATAATCAAAAAGTTACTAAAATTATCACTAAATTGTTT is from Brassica napus cultivar Da-Ae chromosome A4, Da-Ae, whole genome shotgun sequence and encodes:
- the LOC106447194 gene encoding pentatricopeptide repeat-containing protein At2g33760-like codes for the protein MANSAAYEAIVRAGPRLHQLQQVHAHLIVTGYGHSRSLLTKLITFACSAKALAYTRLLFLSVPLPDDFLFNTIIKSTSKSRLPLDCLAYYRRMLSSSNVSPSNYTFTSVIKSCADLCELKIGKGVHCHAVVSGFGLDSYVQASLVALYGKCGDVGGARKVFDEMPVKSVVAWNSLISGLEQNGLGGEAIQVFNQMRESGLEPDSATFVSVLSACAQTGGIGLGSWVHEYIVDKGIELNVKLGTALVNLYSRCGDVGKAREVFDEMKETNVAAWTAMISAYGSHGCGKQAVDFFNKMEDGYGVTPNDVTFVAVLSACAHAGLVEEGRSVYKRMSKRYGLVPRVEHHVCMVDMLGRAGFLDEAYSFIHQLDATGKASSPALWTAMLGACKMHRNYDLGVDIAKRLIALEPENPGHHVMLSNIYALSGKTDEVSHVRDGMIKNNLRKQVGYSVIEVEKKTYMFSMGDESHPETGEIYKYLETLMSRCKEIGYAPVSEEVMHQVEEEEKEYALRYHSEKLAVAFGLLKTVDEAITVVKNLRICEDCHAAFKYISIVSNRQIIVRDKLRFHHFQNGSCSCLDYW
- the LOC106447193 gene encoding probable ubiquitin-conjugating enzyme E2 24, translated to MDMNLTDSDWESSSDSGSSEQEEVEFSYGGRAQDIFSNLEETIGKIDDFLSFERGFMYGDIVRSAAEPSGQSGRVINVDMSVNLESIHGKVVKEVDTKRLQRLRSISLCDYVINGPWLGRVDKIVERVSVTLDDGSNYEVLVRNQDQLVAVPPNMLEDSQYTYYPGQRVQVKLAHAPRSTSWLCGNWRENQALGTVCSVEAGLVYVEWVASIIMGGGDRNLTAPQALQSPESLTLLPSVSHVSWQLGDWCILPGASHCDAEELQKGFSRNMQRSSSDELFVITKTKMKVDVLWQDGGCSMGVDSQQLLPVGAVNAHDFWPEQFVVEKETCNSKRWGVVKVVNAKEQTVKVQWRTLAEKEASEQMEEVVSAYELLEHPDFGFCYSDVVFSVATETKHQLTDSDYSGAYCLSSIGVVAGFRNGVVEVKWANGSTSEVAPYEIWRMERSEFSNSSTISSAGSVQDLSQKIAQSDESSSNHQETGLVNLYSVGESCNKNVLESNSSFFLPKAAIGFITNLASSLFGSHGSTSAISSHSRCNDTEDQSDSEVLVQEATEPHDISESKSDEVDMDMMVNLPIVEKGINKTLDSTIVSFKQFDMVTDCSDHHFFSPGKELAQSPVTKSWVKKVQQEWSNLEADLPNTIYVRVYEERMDLIRAALVGAPGTPYHDGLFFFDIMLPPQYPHEPPMVHYHSGGMRLNPNLYESGRVCLSLLNTWNGSGTEMWNPGSSSILQVLLSFQALVLNEKPYFNEAGYDKQLGRAEGEKNSVSYNENAFLITCKSMISLLRKPPKHFEVLVKDHFKHRAQHVLAACKAYMEGVPVGSSAKLQESSTTNSTGFKIMLTKLYPKLVEAFSEIGVDCSQGVALEP